A genomic region of Alnus glutinosa chromosome 11, dhAlnGlut1.1, whole genome shotgun sequence contains the following coding sequences:
- the LOC133882817 gene encoding root phototropism protein 3, producing MWESESESVTGRDYGNGVLSSSKHGLKTDGFELRGQSWYVATDIPSDLLVQVGGVNFHLHKYPLLSRSGKMNRLIYESRDPDLSKIALDELPGGPDAFELAAKFCYGIAVDLSAANISGLRCAAEYLEMTEDLEEGNLIFKTEAFLSYVVLSSWRDSIIVLKSCEKLSPWAENLQIVRRCSESIAWKACANPKGIKWAYTGKTQKDSSPKWNDHMKESSPSRNQQVPPDWWFEDVCILRIDHFVRVITAIKVKGMRFELIGAAIMHYGAKWLPGLIGDMTAAAGDEGSNSGNSNTSTSISSWKGGLHMIVAATKDDLTTVQAKDQRMIIESLISIIPPQKDSVSCSFLLRLLRMANMLKVAPALITELEKRVGMQFEQATLADLLIPSYNKCETMYDVDLVHRLLEHFLVQEQTESSSPSRQPFSDKHMYEGSLRGANSNPKMRVARLLDSYLTEVSRDRNLSLTKFQVLAEALPESARTCDDGLYRAIDSYLKAHPTLSEHERKRLSRVMDCQKLSIDACMHAAQNERLPLRVVVQVLFSEQVKISNAIAASSLKEASESQYQPMVLNRKTLLEGTPQSFQEGWSAAKKDINTLKFELESVKAKYLELQNDMENLQRQFEKVLKQKHTSAWSSGWKKLSKLTKMTTLENQDIGPQLPAGAEQTRKTPRRWRNSIS from the exons ATGTGGGAATCAGAGTCTGAGTCAGTTACAGGCCGAGACTATGGGAATGGTGTTCTTAGTTCAAGCAAGCATGGCCTCAAGACTGACGGGTTTGAGCTAAGGGGCCAGTCTTG GTATGTTGCAACTGATATTCCTAGTGACCTTCTAGTTCAAGTTGGGGGAGTTAATTTTCACTTGCACAAG TATCCCTTGCTTTCTAGGAGTGGAAAGATGAACAGACTCATATATGAATCACGCGACCCAGATTTGAGCAAGATAGCTCTTGATGAACTGCCCGGTGGACCTGATGCTTTTGAGTTAGCAGCAAAATTCTGCTATGGGATTGCTGTTGATCTATCAGCAGCCAATATCTCTGGCCTGAGATGTGCTGCAGAGTATCTTGAAATGACAGAGGACTTGGAAGAAGGAAATCTTATATTCAAAACTGAAGCATTTCTAAGCTATGTAGTTCTATCCTCATGGAGGGACTCTATAATAGTGTTGAAAAGCTGCGAGAAGCTCTCACCGTGGGCTGAGAATCTTCAAATTGTCAGAAGATGCAGTGAGTCCATTGCTTGGAAGGCTTGTGCCAATCCAAAAGGAATCAAATGGGCATACACTGGGAAGACCCAAAAAGATTCCAGCCCGAAATGGAATGATCACATGAAGGAATCCAGCCCCAGTAGAAATCAGCAGGTTCCTCCTGATTGGTGGTTTGAAGATGTTTGTATTCTTAGGATTGATCATTTTGTCAGAGTGATTACTGCCATTAAGGTAAAGGGGATGAGATTTGAACTAATTGGGGCTGCAATAATGCATTATGGAGCTAAATGGCTTCCGGGTCTGATAGGCGATATGACGGCGGCTGCTGGAGATGAAGGAAGCAATAGCGGCAACAGTAATACTAGTACTAGCATCAGTAGCTGGAAGGGCGGGCTGCATATGATTGTGGCAGCAACTAAAGATGATCTTACCACTGTTCAGGCAAAAGATCAACGGATGATCATTGAGAGCCTCATCAGCATAATTCCACCACAGAAGGATAGTGTGTCATGCAGCTTCCTACTTCGGCTTTTGAGAATGGCAAACATGTTGAAAGTTGCTCCTGCTTTGATAACAGAATTGGAGAAACGAGTGGGAATGCAGTTTGAGCAGGCTACATTGGCAGATCTTCTTATTCCTTCTTACAACAAATGTGAGACAATGTATGATGTCGATCTTGTCCATAGACTTTTGGAGCATTTTCTAGTTCAAGAACAAACAGAAAGTTCAAGTCCAAGCAGACAACCTTTTTCTGACAAACACATGTATGAAGGTAGTCTTAGGGGTGCCAATTCAAACCCCAAGATGAGAGTGGCAAGGCTTCTTGACAGTTATCTTACAGAGGTTTCCAGAGATCGAAATCTCTCCCTAACAAAGTTTCAGGTGCTGGCGGAAGCTTTGCCTGAATCTGCAAGGACCTGTGATGATGGACTTTACAGAGCAATTGATTCTTACCTCAAG GCACATCCAACACTATCTGAGCATGAAAGGAAACGACTTTCCCGTGTTATGGATTGCCAGAAGCTCTCAAttgatgcatgcatgcatgctgcACAGAATGAACGGCTTCCATTAAGAGTTGTGGTGCAAGTCCTCTTCTCTGAGCAGGTAAAGATAAGCAATGCAATAGCTGCCAGCTCCCTGAAAGAAGCTAGTGAATCTCAGTACCAGCCAATGGTTTTAAACCGGAAAACACTACTTGAAGGGACCCCACAATCATTCCAAGAAGGATGGTCGGCTGCCAAAAAGGATATCAACACACTGAAGTTTGAGCTCGAGAGTGTGAAAGCCAAGTACCTTGAGCTCCAGAATGATATGGAGAATCTACAGAGAcagtttgaaaaagtgttaaaGCAGAAACACACATCAGCATGGAGCAGTGGGTGGAAGAAACTAAGCAAACTTACGAAGATGACTACTTTAGAAAACCAGGATATTGGGCCTCAGCTCCCAGCCGGGGCAGAACAGACTAGAAAGACACCTAGAAGGTGGAGAAACTCAATATCCTGA